From the Ignavibacteriales bacterium genome, the window CACATTCGAGAAAAGGACAGTGCTCCATAAGCAAATGGAGAAAGGAATAGCTAAGCAGAATAGTGAAGAAACGGAGTCGGAGATGTATATATTCGTTTCAGATACGCTAAGCAATGCAGGATATAAGCATTACGAAATATCAAGCTTCACAAAGCCGGGCTACGAATCCCGACACAACGGCAAATACTGGGTACTAAAAAACTACCTGGGACTGGGACCTTCATCACACTCTTTCTTCAATGGGAAGAGATGGAACAACGTAAAAAGCATCGAGGAATATTCGACAATACTCGGTGAGGACAAACTTCCGAAAGAGAATGAAGCTAAACCGGATAAAGATGAACTGCTCTTTGAATATGTTATGACATCGCTAAGAAGCGGTGGTATAGAGTTAAAAAAATTTAGCGAGTTGTCGGGAAATGATTTCCATGAGACAAAAAAAGAAGCTGTAAAAATATTAGTTGATAGTAAATTCGCTGAAATAAATGATGAAAGATTTGCACTAACCCGAAAGGGTTTCAGCATTGCCGATGAAATTATCGCAAAGTATTTTTGAGAAAGTAAAATAGCTCAATATTTAAGAGCAAAAATGTTATTTTGTATAAATTTAATACCAAAGCATGCGGACAATTCTACTCGTAGAAGATGAACCTATAAATATGAAGCTTATGACCAGGATACTGGAAAAGCATGACATGAACGTAGTAGCTGCTCACAACGGAAATGACGCTTTAAAAGCATATACAGAAAGAGATGATATAGACGTTATCCTGATGGACGTGCAGATGCCCATAATGGACGGATTTGAAACTACAAGACTGATAAGAGAAACAGACAAATACCAGGAGAAGAAAACCAAGATAATCGCTTTGACAGCATTTGCTTATGAAACAGATAGAGAGAAATGCTTACAAGCAGGAATGGATGATTTTATTTCGAAGCCGATCGATATGAAGCTCCTTATAAACAAGATCTCCAACTGATCAGAGAGTAGTAAGAAGGAACTGAGCTAACGTCAAAAAAATAGTCACACCAATCACATCCTGGAACGCAGTCGCAAAAGGTCCGGATGAAACCGCAGGATCAAATCCAAATTTCTTAGACAGCATGGGTATAGCCGTACCGGCAAAACCAGCTATATTTATTGAAGTAAACATAGATATACCAACTGTAAAGCCGAACTTCAGATTTTGTGGTGAGGAACTCATTAGATAACCTATAATCCCTACAAGCACGCCTATTACTAAGCCTATTATTAAGTTGGTTTTTATCTGCCTAAAAAAAGGCACCCACCATTGAGCAAGTGTAATGTAGCCCGTATCCAGAGCCCGAACAACTATAGCGGCTGATTGGAGACCGGAATTACCCGAGATAGCATTAATAATGGGCATGAAGGCGGCAAGGAGAATAATCTCACCAAGCATTTTATCATGCGCTTTTATTACGATCACAGCGATCATTTCGACACCGAGAGCTATCATGAGCCATGGAAGACGCATACGCGCGATTTGCAGTGATGATTTCTTTTCAAGTTCCTCTGCATCAGTACCCGTCATTTTCGCAACGTCTTCGGTATATTCTTCTTCCACAACATCCATAACGTCATCAATCGTGATCCTGCCAATGACTCTTTCATCTGAATCTACAACCGGGACAGAAACAAGGTCATAGTTCATAAATATCTTTGCTACCTCTTCCTGGTCCATATTTGCATCGACAGAGATAACATCAGGGTTCATAACCTCCGACATCTTCTGATTAGGATCTTTCATCGAAATGATAAGCCGTCTCAGAGAGATAATGCCTTTTAGGTGGTTATGGTCATCGACAATCCACATATTGTAGAATTGGTCAATCTCATCACCTTTTTCCTGAATTACCTTAATTGTTTCGGAGACGGAATCATTCTCATGGGCAACGATAAACTCCTTTGCCATGATACCGCCGGCAGTATTTTCATCGTATTTAAGGAGTTCCCGTAGTTCGTCGGAGTCTTCTTTGCCGACTGTATCGAGGCTTTGTAAGACCTTGTGCTGTTCATCTTCATCCAGATCGGCGACAAGATCAGCGGCATCATCGGAATCCATCTCTACGAGCAGATTTGAGAGTTTTCCTTCACTGAGATTCTCGAGAATAGCATCCCTGCGTTCATCACCAAGTTCGAGGATAATTTCTCCGGCGGTCTCCTGTGATAGTAATGAAAATAGGTAGATTGCGTCATTATCATCACGCAGAGTGTCGATTAGCACCGCTATGTCATAATCATACAGGTCAGCAAGAATATTACGGAGAAGTGCATCGGAGCGGGATTCTATCAGGCTCTCTATCTCGGAAAGGAGTTCCTTATCAATTTTGAGATGGGATTTATTTTTGGATTCGCTTGCCACAATATCAAAAGTTTAAAAATTCATCAAAAGGAACGAATCAAAATATTCATTCCGAAATGCATAATCAATCAACTAATTTCCGTTAAAAAGCGTTCTCGATATGATTTATTTCGGTATTCTCTCCCGTCAGGATAATTGAGACAACATCCAACCGCAGGTCGTGGGTGTTATACATTTCGTGCTCGGTGGTAAAGCCCATTGCGGCTTTTCTAATCTGATCCATTTTCAGAGGAGTTACAGCCTCCTCGGGTTCGCCAAACCGTTTATTAGTGCGGGTTTTCACCTCTATGAAGAGGAGCAGTTTATTTGTTTTATCTTCAAAAACCAGGTCGATCTCAGCGCGGTCGTAACGGTAATTTTCCTTAACAAAGGTAAGCCCCTTTTTAAGAAGAAAGTTTTTCGCTATTAACTCACCCCGTTTGCCGAGACGGTTTTTGTACATGCAGTCACTCATCGAAGTCCAACTTATAATTATATTCAAATATGCGGCGACAAAAACTTGCACGGTGTATTTCGCAAAGACCATGCTCCCTGATATTTTCGATATGTTCCTTTGTGGCGTATCCTTTGTGGCTGGAGAAATTATAAAGCGGGTGAACTTCGTGCAGGTCCTTCATTATCCTGTCCCGGGTAACTTTTGCTATGATGGACGCACAGGAAATAGCAAATATCTTTGAGTCGCCCTTTACAACGGTTTCATAGTTAAATGTCTTCTCGCGTTCGTTATCGAGACGGAAGTAGTTGCCGTCAATATAAATCTTGTCAGGTTTCTTACTGAGGCGATCGAGGGATTCCTCCATTGCTTTCATTGTTGCTCGGAGGATATTTATCTCGTCTATTACACTATTCCCGACAATACTGACAGAATAAGAGACACATTTGTCGAGGATCTGGCCAAAAAGATCCTCCCTTTCTTCTTCAGTAAGGAGTTTAGAGTCGGCAACTCCCTCGATAAAACAGCCTTTATCCAGAATGACAGCTGAGGCAACAACGGGTCCGGCTAGTGGTCCCCTTCCAGCCTCATCTATACCGCAGATGAGCATATTGATAGATATTTTATGGAAAATATTGTAAATTATGGACTTTTTAAATACATAAGTTAAGAAAAATCGGGATTTTTTATGCAATTGGTGAGGTCCAACTTCCTTGAAAAAAAACATTAGTATTTGTATTTTCACAGACTAAACTGTATTGTAATTATTACGTCCATTTGCTATGTTTGATGATTTGTCTTATAAGCTCGAGAGTGTACTGAAGAAGGTTCGCGGGCAAGGAAAAATTTCTGAAAAAAATATTGATGAGTCCCTCCGGGAAATAAGGAGGGTGTTTTTTGATGCCGATGTAAATTATAAAGTTGTAAGTTCTTTCATAAAAGACGTCAAAGAGCGGTCATTAGGAACGGAGGTGCTTAACAGCATAACACCGGGTCAGCTTATTGTAAAAATAATAAACGACGAGCTGATAAAGCTGATGGGTTCAGAGAAGGCGGATATAAACTTCTCTAACGACATCCCATCAGTTATTCTCATTGTAGGTCTGCAAGGTTCTGGTAAGACGACGTTTTCGGCTAAACTGGCAAAGTATATCAAGTCGAAGGGACGAAATCCCATACTAGCGGCATGCGACGTTTACAGACCTGCGGCTATCGACCAGTTAAAAATCCTCGGCAAGCAGATAGAGGTTCCGGTATTCTCGATAGATGGCGAGAAAGATACCCTTAAAATCGTCAAGGATGCAATTACTGAAGCCAGGAAGAATGCTAAGGACACTCTGATAATCGATACTGCAGGACGCCTTGCGATAGACGAAGAGATGATGAACGAGGTCAAAAAGATAAAAGACTTCGTTAATCCGGCTGAAACACTGTTTGTGGTAGATGCAATGACGGGACAGGATGCCGTTAATACTGCTAAAGCATTCAATGACAAGCTGGAATTTGATGGTGTGGTTCTGACAAAGATGGACGGTGATACCAGAGGTGGTGCGGCTCTTTCGATCAGGGCGGTGGTAAATAAGCCGATAAAGTTCGTGGGTGTAGGCGAAAAACTTGACGCGCTGGAGATGTTCCACCCGGACAGGATGGCATCGAGGATACTCGGCAAAGGTGATATAGTATCATTAGTCGAGAAGGCACAGACTGAATTTGACACGACAGAGGCTCAGAAGCTCGAAGAAAAGCTCAGAAAGAACAGGTTCGATTACAATGATTTTCTTGCTCAGATCAAGCAAATCAAGAAAATGGGATCTGTATCGAGTTTAGCCTCGATGATACCGGGAGTAGGAAACGCACTGAAAGGCAAAGAGATAGATGAAAAGGTATTTACAAAGGTGGAGGCGATAATACTATCAATGACGCTCGAGGAGAGAGAAAAGCCGAATTTGCTTAACGGATCGAGAAGAAGAAGGATAGCAAACGGAAGCGGAACAACGATACAGGACGTAAACAGGATAATAAAGCAGTTCACTGATATGCAGAAGATGATGAAGAAGTTTAACAGCGGAAAGATGAAGAATATGCTGAAGCAGATGAATTTACCGGGAAATTTAGCGAATCAATTAAAATAGATATAATAATAATAAAACAAAATAAACTTAAACAAGGAGCACTAAAAGTAATTTGG encodes:
- a CDS encoding response regulator — encoded protein: MRTILLVEDEPINMKLMTRILEKHDMNVVAAHNGNDALKAYTERDDIDVILMDVQMPIMDGFETTRLIRETDKYQEKKTKIIALTAFAYETDREKCLQAGMDDFISKPIDMKLLINKISN
- the mgtE gene encoding magnesium transporter, coding for MASESKNKSHLKIDKELLSEIESLIESRSDALLRNILADLYDYDIAVLIDTLRDDNDAIYLFSLLSQETAGEIILELGDERRDAILENLSEGKLSNLLVEMDSDDAADLVADLDEDEQHKVLQSLDTVGKEDSDELRELLKYDENTAGGIMAKEFIVAHENDSVSETIKVIQEKGDEIDQFYNMWIVDDHNHLKGIISLRRLIISMKDPNQKMSEVMNPDVISVDANMDQEEVAKIFMNYDLVSVPVVDSDERVIGRITIDDVMDVVEEEYTEDVAKMTGTDAEELEKKSSLQIARMRLPWLMIALGVEMIAVIVIKAHDKMLGEIILLAAFMPIINAISGNSGLQSAAIVVRALDTGYITLAQWWVPFFRQIKTNLIIGLVIGVLVGIIGYLMSSSPQNLKFGFTVGISMFTSINIAGFAGTAIPMLSKKFGFDPAVSSGPFATAFQDVIGVTIFLTLAQFLLTTL
- a CDS encoding YraN family protein, giving the protein MYKNRLGKRGELIAKNFLLKKGLTFVKENYRYDRAEIDLVFEDKTNKLLLFIEVKTRTNKRFGEPEEAVTPLKMDQIRKAAMGFTTEHEMYNTHDLRLDVVSIILTGENTEINHIENAF
- a CDS encoding ribonuclease HII, producing MLICGIDEAGRGPLAGPVVASAVILDKGCFIEGVADSKLLTEEEREDLFGQILDKCVSYSVSIVGNSVIDEINILRATMKAMEESLDRLSKKPDKIYIDGNYFRLDNEREKTFNYETVVKGDSKIFAISCASIIAKVTRDRIMKDLHEVHPLYNFSSHKGYATKEHIENIREHGLCEIHRASFCRRIFEYNYKLDFDE
- the ffh gene encoding signal recognition particle protein encodes the protein MFDDLSYKLESVLKKVRGQGKISEKNIDESLREIRRVFFDADVNYKVVSSFIKDVKERSLGTEVLNSITPGQLIVKIINDELIKLMGSEKADINFSNDIPSVILIVGLQGSGKTTFSAKLAKYIKSKGRNPILAACDVYRPAAIDQLKILGKQIEVPVFSIDGEKDTLKIVKDAITEARKNAKDTLIIDTAGRLAIDEEMMNEVKKIKDFVNPAETLFVVDAMTGQDAVNTAKAFNDKLEFDGVVLTKMDGDTRGGAALSIRAVVNKPIKFVGVGEKLDALEMFHPDRMASRILGKGDIVSLVEKAQTEFDTTEAQKLEEKLRKNRFDYNDFLAQIKQIKKMGSVSSLASMIPGVGNALKGKEIDEKVFTKVEAIILSMTLEEREKPNLLNGSRRRRIANGSGTTIQDVNRIIKQFTDMQKMMKKFNSGKMKNMLKQMNLPGNLANQLK